One window of the Lycorma delicatula isolate Av1 chromosome 3, ASM4794821v1, whole genome shotgun sequence genome contains the following:
- the LOC142321496 gene encoding ejaculatory bulb-specific protein 3-like — protein MKVVFLFAILSVSTYMCYADEEKYTAAWDNINIDEVMNNERLMKQYMDCILDKGPCSPDGKELKKHIPDAVKTKCAKCTDKQKEGAKKVIRHLIEKRPNDWEQLKKKFDPTGEAFDAYKKELNL, from the exons ATGAAGgtcgtatttttatttgctatCTTATCTGTATCTACGTACATGTGTTACGCTGATGAGGAAAAGTATACAGCAGCATGGGATAATATAAATATCGATGAAGTAATGAATAATGAAAGGCTTATGAAGCAATATATGGATTGTATATTGGACAAAGGCCCTTGCTCACCAGATGGAAAAGAACTTAAAA AGCATATTCCAGACGCAGTTAAAACTAAGTGTGCAAAATGTACTGATAAACAAAAGGAAGGAGCAAAAAAGGTCATCCGTCATTTAATCGAAAAAAGACCAAATGACTGGGaacaacttaagaaaaaatttgaccCAACTGGTGAAGCCTTTGACGCATACAAAAAAGAACTCAACTtataa